The following proteins are encoded in a genomic region of Gemmatimonadaceae bacterium:
- a CDS encoding Maf family protein, which produces MPSISDLRVILASSSPRRCQLLDLVGIRHEVIPADTDETYLAGEIAEAHAERLARAKAEKIAADALDALVISADTIVVIDGIVLGKPLDVGDAERMLAMLSGRSHTVITAVAVSNEGRTVSAVEQVDVTFMPLDEDDIRRYVATGEPMDKAGAYGIQGFGATIVRRIDGDYFAVMGLSLVRLVALLRELGVTYDFPR; this is translated from the coding sequence ATGCCATCTATCTCCGACCTTCGCGTCATTCTTGCGTCGTCGTCGCCGCGCAGATGCCAGCTGCTCGACCTCGTCGGCATTCGCCACGAGGTGATTCCCGCCGATACCGACGAGACCTACCTTGCCGGAGAGATCGCCGAAGCGCACGCCGAGCGCCTCGCGCGGGCTAAGGCGGAGAAGATCGCGGCCGATGCGCTCGATGCGCTCGTGATCAGCGCCGACACGATCGTCGTGATAGACGGCATCGTGCTCGGCAAGCCGCTCGACGTCGGCGACGCCGAGCGAATGCTGGCGATGCTGAGCGGCAGATCGCACACCGTGATAACAGCTGTCGCGGTGTCCAACGAGGGACGTACGGTATCGGCGGTCGAGCAGGTGGACGTGACGTTCATGCCGCTCGACGAGGACGACATCCGCCGCTACGTCGCCACCGGCGAGCCGATGGACAAGGCGGGGGCGTACGGAATTCAGGGGTTCGGGGCGACGATCGTGCGGCGGATAGACGGCGATTACTTCGCCGTGATGGGGCTGTCGCTGGTGCGGCTCGTCGCGCTGCTGCGCGAGCTTGGCGTGACCTACGACTTCCCGCGGTAG
- a CDS encoding lipopolysaccharide kinase InaA family protein: MAIAVPMPGYAKIRANGARGLAVESCLHSLQSILESETLHEYAARQPDARRFMGRALAYGITLGQGCGDVVVRHAMRGGFLARTGSDLFLPPTRGLRELMNSLRLRLAGVPTPEVIAFVSYRAGPLLRRSDVATREIPQSHDLAVVLREMRPGDDRDACLRATGLLLASLARAGAHHPDLNARNILIAWDAADGAGAHVLDVDRIRFHVRGDPMVAKANMARLDRSLRKLRETESLEISDAEIGRIRSAASEAMKR; the protein is encoded by the coding sequence ATGGCGATCGCGGTACCGATGCCGGGGTATGCGAAGATCCGGGCGAACGGCGCGCGCGGACTCGCGGTCGAGAGCTGTCTCCATTCCCTGCAATCCATTCTCGAAAGCGAGACGCTGCACGAATACGCCGCGCGGCAACCCGATGCCCGCCGCTTCATGGGGCGCGCACTGGCCTACGGCATCACGCTTGGGCAAGGATGCGGCGACGTCGTGGTGCGACACGCAATGCGCGGTGGTTTCCTCGCGCGGACGGGATCCGATCTCTTTCTTCCGCCGACGCGCGGTCTTCGTGAGCTGATGAATTCGCTGCGCCTCCGGCTTGCCGGCGTTCCCACGCCGGAAGTGATCGCATTCGTGAGCTATCGCGCCGGGCCGCTCCTGAGGCGGAGCGATGTCGCCACGCGTGAGATTCCCCAGAGCCACGACCTGGCTGTCGTGCTCCGCGAAATGAGGCCAGGCGACGACCGCGATGCGTGTCTTCGCGCCACCGGGCTGCTTCTCGCGTCGCTCGCGCGCGCGGGGGCGCACCATCCCGATCTCAACGCGCGCAATATTCTCATCGCATGGGATGCGGCCGACGGCGCGGGCGCCCATGTTCTCGACGTGGACCGCATCCGCTTTCACGTTCGCGGCGATCCGATGGTCGCCAAGGCCAACATGGCGCGACTCGACCGCTCGCTTCGCAAGCTGCGCGAGACGGAATCGCTCGAGATATCGGACGCCGAGATTGGGCGCATCCGCTCGGCTGCAAGCGAGGCGATGAAGAGATGA
- a CDS encoding PLP-dependent transferase → MTRIFDADTNAGFGTRAIHAGQRPDLLSGAIMTPIYTTSTYVQEGLGENKGYEYARGKNPTREALERNVATLEGGIHGFAFSSGMGCLDSIMKQFRSGDHIVCGENVYGGTFRLFDKILQNYGLEFTFVDTRDPQRVADACRANTKAILIETPTNPLMRLTDLSAVGDIARHAGAMFIVDNTFATPFFQRPFDHGADIVYHSTTKYLNGHSDMIGGIAITRRDDIAERLEFIQNAAGAVPGPFDSWLALRGTKTLHLRMPRHDANGRRIAAWLAEKLGADNVIYPGLESHPQHELAKRQMKGFGGMISVELGTKERANAVLKKFRVFSLAESLGGVESLISHPASMTHASVEIERRAQLGITEGLIRLSCGVEDVEDLLADVEQAFA, encoded by the coding sequence ATGACCCGCATCTTCGACGCAGACACGAACGCCGGATTCGGAACCCGCGCAATTCACGCCGGACAGCGACCCGACCTCCTCTCGGGTGCCATCATGACCCCGATCTACACCACCTCGACGTACGTCCAGGAAGGACTCGGCGAGAACAAGGGGTACGAATACGCGCGCGGCAAGAATCCCACGCGAGAGGCGCTGGAGCGGAACGTCGCCACGCTCGAGGGCGGGATACACGGATTCGCGTTCTCCAGCGGAATGGGGTGCCTCGACTCGATCATGAAGCAGTTCCGGTCGGGCGATCACATCGTCTGCGGGGAGAATGTCTATGGCGGCACATTCCGCCTGTTCGACAAGATCCTCCAGAACTACGGGCTCGAGTTCACGTTCGTGGACACACGCGATCCGCAGCGGGTCGCCGACGCGTGCCGGGCGAACACGAAGGCGATACTGATCGAGACGCCCACCAATCCGCTGATGCGTCTCACCGATCTCTCCGCGGTTGGCGACATCGCGCGGCACGCCGGCGCGATGTTCATCGTGGACAACACGTTCGCCACTCCGTTCTTCCAGCGGCCCTTCGATCACGGCGCTGATATCGTCTATCACTCCACCACGAAATATCTGAACGGGCACAGCGACATGATCGGCGGAATCGCCATCACGCGGCGGGACGACATCGCCGAACGGCTGGAGTTCATTCAGAATGCGGCTGGAGCGGTGCCGGGCCCGTTCGATTCATGGCTGGCGCTGCGCGGCACCAAGACGCTGCATCTGCGCATGCCGCGACACGACGCCAACGGCCGCCGCATCGCAGCGTGGCTCGCAGAGAAGCTGGGCGCGGACAACGTGATCTATCCGGGGCTCGAGTCGCATCCGCAGCACGAGCTCGCGAAGCGGCAGATGAAGGGATTCGGCGGAATGATCTCCGTCGAGTTGGGCACGAAGGAGCGCGCTAACGCGGTGCTCAAGAAATTCCGCGTGTTCTCGCTCGCCGAATCGCTCGGCGGCGTGGAGAGTCTGATCAGTCATCCCGCATCCATGACGCACGCGTCCGTCGAGATCGAGCGCCGCGCGCAGCTCGGGATCACCGAGGGGCTCATCCGCCTGTCGTGCGGAGTGGAGGACGTCGAGGATCTTCTCGCGGACGTGGAACAGGCATTCGCCTGA
- the dtd gene encoding D-aminoacyl-tRNA deacylase: protein MLQRVSRAEVRVAGRTTGKIGRGFLLFVGITHTDTGDQVEWMAEKVSGLRLFADAEDKMNLALADVRGAVLVVSQFTLYGNAEKGRRPSFIDAARPDTAIPLYEAFLAALKARGLKVETGEFGAMMDVELVNDGPVTLWLER, encoded by the coding sequence CTGCTCCAGCGTGTCTCGCGCGCCGAGGTTCGCGTCGCCGGCCGGACGACCGGGAAGATCGGCCGCGGCTTCCTGCTGTTCGTCGGCATCACGCACACCGACACCGGCGACCAGGTGGAGTGGATGGCCGAGAAAGTGTCGGGGCTGAGACTGTTCGCCGACGCGGAGGACAAGATGAACCTCGCTCTCGCCGACGTGCGTGGTGCGGTTCTCGTCGTTTCCCAGTTCACGCTCTACGGCAACGCGGAGAAGGGAAGACGTCCGAGCTTCATTGACGCTGCCCGGCCGGACACGGCGATTCCGCTCTACGAGGCGTTTCTCGCGGCGCTGAAGGCGCGCGGCCTCAAGGTCGAGACGGGCGAGTTCGGCGCGATGATGGACGTCGAGCTGGTGAACGACGGCCCGGTCACGCTCTGGCTCGAGCGCTGA
- a CDS encoding Flp family type IVb pilin, with protein MHQHRPTIAGFLRDEDGAALAEYGILVAFVAIVAIVAVTFFGSRISSKFSEYANKL; from the coding sequence ATGCATCAGCACAGACCAACGATCGCCGGGTTTCTACGTGACGAAGACGGTGCAGCTCTAGCCGAGTATGGAATTCTCGTGGCGTTTGTCGCGATCGTCGCGATCGTTGCGGTCACGTTCTTCGGCAGCCGCATTTCCTCCAAGTTCTCGGAGTACGCCAACAAGCTCTAG
- the glmM gene encoding phosphoglucosamine mutase, with protein sequence MAYEGLMVSVSGVRGRVGEALTPEIIAKFASGFGAWARQRAGGGRVKIVVGRDSRVSGPMFQPVVMSALQSVGCDVIDVGMAPTPTIQLAVEHHHAAGGLAITASHNPIEWNALKFIGPSGLFLDGAEAAEMRAVVEGTIPRAAWDELGVIESDASAIARHIKQVLSLPFLDVEGIRRREFHVALDCVRGAGGAFMPELLRQLGCRVSAINLETDGRFPRAPEPVPENLGELEELVRTTDAEIGFAVDPDVDRLALISDEGKAIGEDYTLALAAKVVLRHREGAIVTNLSTSRIVDDIAREQDRSVIRTPVGEVNVATRMRSENAPVGGEGNGGVILTEMHLGRDAPVGAALILQLLLEEKRPLSAIVSSYPRYFIVKNKLDRPSAPLDTVYASLREAFADADVDTQDGLRLAWADRWVHVRPSGTEPVVRVIAEAPTREEAEALIAKCRGPLDALSV encoded by the coding sequence ATGGCATACGAAGGTCTGATGGTGAGTGTGTCGGGAGTACGCGGGCGAGTGGGCGAAGCGCTCACCCCCGAGATCATTGCGAAATTCGCGTCCGGCTTCGGCGCGTGGGCGAGGCAGCGTGCGGGAGGCGGTCGCGTGAAGATCGTCGTCGGACGCGACAGCCGTGTCTCCGGGCCGATGTTTCAGCCGGTCGTGATGTCGGCGCTGCAATCCGTCGGTTGCGACGTGATAGACGTGGGAATGGCGCCGACGCCGACGATTCAACTCGCCGTGGAGCACCATCACGCGGCCGGTGGTCTCGCGATCACGGCAAGCCACAATCCAATCGAGTGGAACGCGCTCAAGTTCATCGGACCGTCGGGACTGTTTCTCGATGGGGCCGAGGCGGCCGAGATGCGCGCCGTGGTCGAGGGGACGATTCCCCGCGCGGCGTGGGACGAGCTCGGCGTGATCGAGAGCGATGCATCCGCGATCGCGAGGCACATCAAGCAGGTTCTGTCGTTGCCCTTCCTGGACGTCGAGGGGATCAGGCGGCGCGAATTCCACGTCGCTCTGGACTGTGTGCGCGGCGCGGGCGGCGCGTTCATGCCCGAGCTGCTCAGGCAGCTTGGGTGTCGTGTGTCGGCGATCAATCTCGAGACCGACGGCCGATTTCCGCGCGCACCCGAGCCGGTGCCGGAGAACCTCGGCGAGCTCGAGGAGCTTGTACGGACTACGGACGCGGAGATCGGCTTCGCGGTTGACCCCGATGTGGACCGGCTCGCGCTCATCTCCGACGAAGGGAAGGCCATCGGTGAGGATTACACGCTCGCGCTGGCGGCGAAGGTGGTGCTGCGTCATCGCGAGGGCGCTATCGTGACGAATCTCTCGACGAGCCGGATCGTGGACGACATCGCGCGCGAACAGGATCGCAGTGTGATTCGGACGCCGGTGGGGGAGGTGAACGTCGCGACGCGCATGAGATCGGAGAATGCTCCGGTCGGCGGCGAAGGCAACGGGGGAGTGATTCTCACCGAGATGCATCTTGGCCGCGACGCGCCGGTGGGCGCAGCGCTCATTCTCCAGCTGTTGCTCGAGGAGAAGCGGCCGTTGTCGGCGATCGTGTCATCGTACCCACGGTATTTCATCGTGAAGAACAAGCTCGATCGTCCCTCGGCGCCGCTGGACACGGTGTATGCGTCGCTGCGCGAGGCGTTCGCCGATGCCGACGTGGATACGCAGGACGGGTTGCGGCTTGCGTGGGCGGATCGGTGGGTGCATGTGCGGCCGTCGGGGACCGAGCCGGTCGTGCGCGTGATCGCTGAGGCGCCGACGAGGGAAGAGGCGGAGGCGCTGATCGCGAAGTGTAGAGGGCCGCTCGACGCGCTTTCGGTTTAG
- the mutM gene encoding bifunctional DNA-formamidopyrimidine glycosylase/DNA-(apurinic or apyrimidinic site) lyase, giving the protein MPELPETETIARDLDSAISGRGIVAVIVTRPDVLREVTKTAFARRLRGAEIVRSWRRAKLIVTDLSTGDRLVVQPRFTGAMIVEDESLDPAHLAYSTLRIALDDGRALHYCDVRRLGTVALMDETRFAGYSGALGKEPLDRTFTAAQLSGVLRGSSQPVKKVLMDQRRIAGIGNIYANEALWRAGIDPSRPSSSIGADEAVSLRDEIVAVLRESIKARGTSFRDYRDARGQRGTFAEKLQAYGREGEQCLRCGAKLIGTHAIDGRATVFCARCQW; this is encoded by the coding sequence ATGCCGGAGCTGCCTGAGACCGAGACCATCGCGCGGGACCTCGACAGCGCGATCTCCGGCCGCGGGATCGTCGCCGTTATCGTTACGCGGCCCGACGTGCTGCGCGAGGTGACCAAAACCGCATTCGCGCGACGGCTTCGCGGCGCGGAGATCGTGAGAAGCTGGCGCAGGGCCAAGCTCATCGTCACTGATCTCTCCACCGGCGACCGGCTCGTCGTACAGCCGCGCTTCACCGGAGCGATGATCGTCGAGGACGAATCGCTCGACCCTGCGCATCTGGCATATTCGACTCTCCGCATCGCCCTCGACGACGGACGCGCGCTTCATTACTGCGACGTGCGACGGCTCGGCACCGTTGCCCTGATGGACGAGACCCGATTCGCCGGGTACTCCGGCGCTCTGGGAAAAGAGCCACTTGACCGAACCTTCACCGCGGCCCAATTATCGGGCGTTCTTCGGGGGTCGTCCCAGCCGGTAAAAAAGGTCTTGATGGATCAGCGCAGGATCGCGGGAATCGGAAACATCTACGCCAACGAGGCGCTCTGGCGCGCGGGCATAGACCCGTCCAGGCCGTCGAGCTCCATCGGAGCCGATGAAGCCGTGTCACTCCGCGACGAAATCGTCGCCGTCCTCCGGGAATCCATCAAAGCGCGCGGCACCAGCTTCCGCGACTACCGCGACGCCCGGGGTCAGCGCGGCACTTTCGCCGAAAAGCTCCAGGCGTATGGGCGCGAAGGCGAGCAATGCCTGCGCTGCGGCGCAAAGCTGATCGGCACCCACGCCATTGACGGACGCGCGACGGTGTTCTGCGCGCGGTGCCAGTGGTGA
- the glmS gene encoding glutamine--fructose-6-phosphate transaminase (isomerizing) translates to MGYIGERGATPLLLEGLKRLEYRGYDSAGVAILNGHGVETRKAAGKISRLEAALATAPIVGNLGIAHTRWATHGAPTECNAHPHVDCKGQIAIVHNGIIENSTALKAHLIERGHKFVSETDTEVLAHLIEEAFDGNLENAVIEALWQVEGTYGIAVVSSEDPDKIVAARKGSPLLIGLGDGEYYVASDASAILAHTREVVYLDDGDLAVLTRDGYRVIDLRAKELERTVHKIEWDLQQIERGGFDHFMLKEIFEQPETIENCMRGRLLDEEGTSKLGGLNMTDEELLRFDNIVITACGTSWHSALIGEHMMEELTRIPVEVEYSSEFRYRNPIVNDRTLCIVISQSGETADTLAAMREARNRGARTYGVVNVVGSTIARESHGGIYVHAGPEIGVASTKAFTSQVVALALLTLKIGRLKDVSVVHGKEIIEALRALPGQVKQILDRAEEIEALAEEFKRAQNFLYLGRGYNFPTALEGALKLKEISYIHAEGYPAAEMKHGPIALIDEMMPVVFIAPHDAVFDKIVSNVQEVKARKGKVIAITSRDEPALAGKLDYEIRIPETIDMLTPVLACIPLQLMAYYIAVKRGSNVDQPRNLAKSVTVE, encoded by the coding sequence GTGGGATATATCGGAGAGCGCGGGGCGACACCTCTGCTGCTCGAGGGATTGAAACGCCTCGAATACCGCGGCTATGACTCAGCCGGCGTCGCCATCCTCAACGGACACGGCGTCGAAACACGAAAGGCCGCAGGCAAGATCTCCCGCCTCGAGGCCGCGCTGGCTACCGCTCCGATTGTCGGCAACCTCGGCATCGCCCACACCCGCTGGGCCACTCACGGCGCGCCGACCGAGTGCAACGCCCACCCGCACGTGGATTGCAAAGGCCAGATCGCCATCGTCCACAACGGCATCATCGAGAACTCGACCGCCCTCAAGGCCCACCTCATCGAGCGCGGACACAAGTTCGTCTCCGAGACGGACACCGAAGTCCTTGCCCACCTCATCGAGGAGGCGTTCGACGGAAACCTCGAGAACGCGGTCATCGAGGCGCTCTGGCAGGTCGAAGGCACCTACGGCATCGCGGTCGTCTCCAGCGAGGATCCCGACAAGATCGTCGCCGCGCGCAAAGGCAGCCCCCTCCTCATCGGCCTCGGCGACGGCGAGTACTACGTCGCCAGCGACGCCTCCGCGATTCTCGCGCACACGCGCGAAGTTGTCTATCTCGACGACGGCGACCTCGCGGTGCTGACACGCGACGGCTATCGCGTCATTGACCTGCGCGCAAAGGAGCTCGAGAGAACGGTCCACAAGATCGAGTGGGACCTCCAGCAGATCGAGCGCGGTGGATTCGACCATTTCATGCTCAAGGAAATCTTCGAGCAGCCGGAGACGATCGAGAACTGCATGCGCGGACGCCTCCTCGACGAGGAAGGCACGTCGAAGCTCGGCGGCCTCAACATGACCGACGAGGAGCTCCTCAGATTCGACAACATCGTCATCACCGCCTGCGGCACCAGCTGGCATTCGGCCCTCATCGGCGAGCACATGATGGAAGAGCTGACGAGAATTCCGGTGGAAGTCGAGTACTCGTCGGAGTTCCGCTATCGCAATCCCATCGTCAACGATCGCACGCTCTGCATCGTCATCTCACAGTCGGGCGAGACAGCCGACACTCTCGCCGCCATGCGTGAGGCGAGGAACCGCGGCGCCCGCACATACGGCGTCGTCAACGTCGTCGGCTCGACGATCGCGCGCGAGTCGCACGGCGGCATCTACGTGCACGCCGGCCCGGAGATAGGAGTCGCCTCGACGAAGGCTTTCACGAGCCAGGTCGTCGCGCTCGCCCTCCTGACGCTCAAGATCGGCCGCCTCAAGGACGTCTCCGTGGTGCACGGCAAGGAGATCATCGAGGCGCTCCGCGCTCTCCCCGGACAGGTGAAGCAGATCCTCGACCGCGCCGAAGAGATCGAGGCGCTCGCCGAGGAGTTCAAGCGCGCGCAGAATTTCCTCTACCTCGGCCGCGGCTACAATTTCCCCACGGCGCTCGAGGGAGCGCTCAAGCTCAAGGAGATCAGCTACATCCACGCCGAGGGATATCCCGCGGCGGAGATGAAGCACGGGCCCATCGCGCTGATTGACGAGATGATGCCGGTGGTGTTCATCGCGCCGCACGATGCCGTGTTCGACAAGATCGTGTCGAACGTGCAGGAAGTGAAAGCGCGGAAGGGAAAGGTCATCGCGATCACCAGCCGCGATGAGCCCGCGCTCGCCGGGAAGCTGGATTACGAGATCCGCATTCCCGAGACGATTGACATGCTGACGCCGGTGCTGGCCTGCATTCCACTTCAGCTCATGGCGTACTACATCGCGGTCAAGCGCGGGTCGAACGTGGACCAGCCGCGCAACCTCGCGAAGTCCGTCACGGTCGAGTAG
- a CDS encoding glycosyltransferase family 9 protein has product MTGALDRICIVMMSAVGDAVHVLPVINAIKRAHPASHITWVLQPGPASLVRGHPAVDDIIIFDRSPRLKAFRDVIGSLRARRFDLLLDLQVYFKAGVITALSGAPRRLGFDLARARDANWLFTTERIPAHPVQHVQDQYFEFLRPLGIDPEPVEWGLGPWESERAWQKEFVKRFERSIAAIVVATSKPEKDWIPAGWAAVCDILSEQYGLQPVLVGGSSKRERNAATEIAAESRSYPCPALGSGLRRLVSILDASELVLSPDTGPLHMAVALGRPVISLMGYTDPRRTGPYRRFQDLVIDAFHDRGETGPVTMATKPDRMSRISVPDVADKLAIWAERYRGKS; this is encoded by the coding sequence ATGACCGGCGCTCTCGACCGCATCTGCATCGTGATGATGAGCGCCGTCGGCGACGCCGTGCACGTGCTGCCGGTGATCAACGCCATCAAGCGCGCTCATCCCGCGTCGCACATCACATGGGTGCTCCAGCCCGGCCCGGCGTCGCTGGTACGCGGACATCCCGCGGTTGACGACATCATCATCTTCGATCGTTCGCCGCGATTGAAGGCTTTCCGCGATGTGATCGGGTCTCTGCGCGCGCGCCGCTTCGATCTCCTCCTGGACCTGCAGGTCTACTTCAAGGCCGGCGTGATCACCGCTCTGTCCGGCGCGCCCCGCCGGCTTGGCTTCGACCTCGCACGGGCGCGCGACGCCAACTGGCTCTTCACCACCGAGCGGATTCCCGCGCATCCCGTGCAGCACGTGCAGGACCAGTATTTCGAGTTCCTGCGACCGCTGGGAATAGACCCGGAACCGGTGGAATGGGGACTCGGCCCCTGGGAGAGCGAGCGCGCCTGGCAGAAGGAGTTCGTGAAGAGGTTCGAGCGGTCCATCGCGGCGATTGTCGTGGCCACGAGCAAACCGGAGAAAGACTGGATTCCCGCGGGGTGGGCGGCGGTGTGCGACATACTGTCCGAGCAATACGGCCTCCAGCCCGTGCTCGTCGGGGGCAGCTCGAAGCGGGAGAGGAACGCCGCCACCGAGATAGCCGCCGAGAGCAGGAGTTATCCCTGCCCCGCGCTCGGCAGCGGACTTCGCAGGCTCGTCTCCATTCTCGACGCGTCGGAGCTCGTGCTGTCCCCCGACACCGGTCCGCTTCACATGGCCGTCGCGCTCGGGCGGCCCGTCATCTCGCTGATGGGCTACACCGATCCGCGCCGCACCGGGCCGTATCGAAGGTTCCAGGATCTCGTCATTGACGCATTCCACGACCGCGGTGAAACGGGGCCGGTGACGATGGCGACGAAGCCGGATCGCATGTCGCGGATCTCGGTCCCCGACGTCGCGGACAAGCTCGCGATCTGGGCCGAGCGCTACCGCGGGAAGTCGTAG
- the purD gene encoding phosphoribosylamine--glycine ligase, protein MKLLLVGNGGREHAIAWKLLRDDPSLELICAPGNAGLAELSDCIPVKPDDVRGLLGFAERADVDVTVVGPEAPLALGIVDAFRDRGHAIFGPTRAAAEIETSKRFAKSLMMKSGIPTATASHHTDAGDALRAVAKLGTPAVIKASGLAAGKGVVIARSSEEAERAVYMMLHDRAFGDAGDEILIEEFMEGEELSLFVLTDGTNVLPMIAAQDHKRLLDGDLGPNTGGMGAYAPVSVATPEVLGKAMDRIIEPTLAALRGEGRAFTGLLYAGLMLTDTGPRVVEFNCRFGDPETETILPLMASSLLDPVCAIARGESLAGMAPITWSGQVAVTTVLASHGYPDSSRKDDTIRLPAPPHGLYVFHAATARDRETGELTTNGGRVLAITGTGATIAEAAACSRQYAERVSFDGKQFRRDIAWRELERDAGAA, encoded by the coding sequence ATGAAGCTGCTGCTCGTCGGCAACGGCGGCCGTGAGCACGCCATCGCGTGGAAGCTCCTGCGGGACGATCCGTCGCTCGAGCTCATCTGCGCCCCCGGCAACGCCGGGCTCGCCGAGCTCAGCGACTGTATTCCCGTGAAGCCCGACGACGTCCGCGGGCTGCTCGGGTTCGCCGAGCGCGCGGATGTGGATGTTACCGTCGTTGGTCCGGAGGCGCCTCTGGCGTTGGGGATCGTGGACGCGTTCCGCGATCGGGGACACGCGATCTTCGGCCCGACACGCGCGGCGGCCGAGATCGAGACCTCCAAGCGGTTCGCCAAGTCGCTCATGATGAAGTCGGGCATTCCCACCGCAACAGCATCTCATCACACCGATGCTGGCGATGCCCTCCGCGCGGTGGCGAAGCTGGGCACGCCCGCGGTGATCAAGGCATCGGGCCTCGCCGCTGGCAAGGGGGTGGTGATTGCGCGCAGCAGCGAAGAGGCGGAGCGCGCGGTCTACATGATGCTTCACGATCGCGCGTTCGGAGACGCGGGCGACGAGATTCTCATCGAGGAGTTCATGGAGGGCGAGGAGCTGTCGCTGTTCGTCCTCACCGACGGCACGAACGTTCTCCCGATGATCGCGGCGCAGGACCACAAGCGGCTGCTCGACGGCGACCTCGGCCCCAACACCGGCGGCATGGGCGCGTACGCCCCGGTGTCCGTCGCGACGCCAGAGGTGCTCGGCAAGGCGATGGACCGGATCATCGAGCCGACGCTGGCCGCGCTGAGGGGCGAGGGACGCGCATTCACCGGACTGCTTTACGCGGGGCTGATGTTGACGGACACGGGGCCGCGGGTGGTGGAGTTCAACTGCCGCTTCGGCGATCCGGAGACGGAGACGATTCTCCCGCTGATGGCGAGCTCGCTTCTCGATCCGGTTTGCGCGATCGCGCGCGGAGAGTCGCTCGCCGGAATGGCGCCGATCACGTGGTCGGGGCAGGTAGCGGTGACAACGGTGCTGGCGTCGCACGGATACCCCGACTCGTCGCGAAAGGACGATACCATTCGACTCCCCGCCCCACCGCACGGCTTGTACGTCTTTCATGCTGCTACCGCGCGCGACCGCGAGACCGGCGAGCTGACGACGAATGGCGGGCGCGTTCTCGCAATAACCGGCACGGGCGCGACGATCGCCGAGGCGGCGGCGTGCTCGCGACAGTACGCGGAGCGGGTGTCGTTCGACGGCAAGCAATTCCGCCGTGACATTGCCTGGCGGGAGCTGGAGCGAGATGCCGGAGCTGCCTGA